CGCGCGCGCGGCTTTGCGACGCCGGCGCATCGTCAAACCGGCCAGCAGCGCCACAAGCGCCGCGCCGACGATAGCCGCCACGCCCAGATATTCCTGCGAAATGCCCATCGGCTGGTTCGCGGGCTGCGTTGCCGCCGGCGCAGCAAGAGCGGGTGCGCCAGCGCCGGGCGTCGCGCTCGACGACTGCGTCGCGCCCGGTGCCGTCGGCGCGTTTTCGTTTGCGCCCGGCTGCTTGCCGATACCGTGCTTCTGCAATTCCATCAGCACGCGGTTCTTCAGCGCGAGGAGTTGCTGCAAGCTCGACGGACGCGGCTGCGACGCGGGCTGCGCGTTGCTGGTTGCGGGCGTACTGGGCGACGTAGCAGCGGGCTCGCTGCCCTCGATGGAACCCGTGTATGAACGCGTGCCGCTCGCACCCGATGCCGAAGATGCAGCCGCGCCGCTCGTGGGCAGCGCGCCGGCTGCAGGCGCGGACGTCGCCTCGGCCGTGGCCGGCGCGCTAGCGCTCTGCGTTGGAATCGTGGCGGCCGCTTCGGCCGGCGACGACGCGCCGGTTGTCGCAGCACTCGCGCCAGCAGCCGTTGCAGCGGGCACGGATGCCGAAGTCGTCGCGGCAGCGTTGTTGGTAGTCGCAGCCTGCGCCGCCGCGCCGGACGCAGCAGAGGCGGCCGTCGCAGCCGACGCCGCGCCGATGGCCACCCCCGTCGCATCGACGGCAGGCAGATTCAGGACAGCGCCCAGCCGCAACCGGCTTGGATCGTGCCCCATGAACGCGTTCGGATTCGCGTCGAAGATCGCTTTCCCCGCACGCGCCAGCACGGCGCGATCGTGCGACTGCGTCATCGCGACCGCAGCGTCATTTAGCGATTGCCCCGGCTGAACGGTGAACTGCGTGCCGCCGGAAGCAGCACCAGCCGGTGCGCTCGCCGCCGCAGTGGCCGTGGTTTGCGCGTATGCCGCGCCCGGTATCGAAAGTGCACCGGCAAAAACGATCGCGACCGCTGCCGCGATCCGATGCGAGCCGCTGCGTGTGGCGGCGGGAATAAGAGGGAATCGGGCCGTCATCGGGACCTTTCGTGCGCGGTCGTGCGGCGCATGCTTAGAAGTGTTGGCGACAAGATTCGGAAATACACAATAAAAAAGCGCCGCGAAAATCGCGACGCTTTTGGGGAGTTTTCTACGCGTCGATCAGTTAACGCGCGTAGTTTACTTTACTTGTCGAGCAGAATGCGAAGCATCCGACGCAGCGGCTCAGCAGCGCCCCACAGCAACTGGTCGCCGACCGTGAATGCCGACAGATATTCGCCACCCATCGCGAGCTTGCGCAGGCGGCCGACCGGCACCGTCAGCGTGCCCGTCACCACGGCGGGCGACAGATCGCGCATCGACGCTTCGCGCTCGTTCGGCACGACCTTCACCCAGTCGTTCGCCGAAGCGAGAATGCCGTTCACTTCGTCGAGCGGCACGTCCTTGTTCAGCTTGATGGTCAGCGCCTGCGAGTGGCAGCGCATTGCGCCGATACGCACGCACAGGCCGTCGACGGGGATCGAGCCCGGCTCGCCCATCGCGGGCTTGCCGAGAATCTTGTTGGTTTCCGCGCCGCCCTTCCACTCTTCCTTCGACATGCCGTTGCCGAGATCCTTGTCGATCCACGGAATCAGCGAGCCCGCGAGCGGCACGCCGAAGTGATCGGTCGGCATGCTGTCGCTGTTCATGGCCGACAGCACGCGGCGGTCGATATCGAGAATGGCCGACGACGGATTGGCCAGCTCATCCTTCACTGCGCCGTGCAGCGTGCCCATCTGGCTCAGCAGTTCACGCATGTTTTGCGCGCCCGCGCCGGAAGCAGCCTGATACGTCATGGCCGTCATCCAGTCGACGAGGTTTTCGCGGAACAGGCCGCCCAGCGCCATCAGCATCAGGCTGACCGTGCAGTTGCCGCCGATGAAATTCTTCTGGCCCTTGACCAGCGCGTTCTTGATCACGTCGAGGTTGACGGGATCGAGAATGATGACGGCGTCATCCTTCATGCGCAGCGACGAAGCCGCGTCGATCCAGTAGCCGTTCCAGCCCGCTGCGCGCAGCTTTGGGAACACTTCGTTCGTGTAGTCGCCGCCCTGGCAGGAGATGATGGCGTCGCACTTCTTCAGGTCGTCGATGCTTGTCGCATCTTTGAGCTTGGTCTCGTTTTTGGCAAACGACGGCGCATTGCCGCCCGCATTGCTGGTGCTGAAAAACACCGGTTCGATCAGATCGAAATCGCCTTCCTGTTGCATGCGTTGCATCAGGACGCTGCCGACCATGCCGCGCCAACCTACGAGACCTACGTTCATGACTTCATACCCTTCGAGTGGACACTTCCCCGCATCTTTGCCCGCAGTGACCGCGCGGGGAAGATGGGCGGGCACGACGGACGATCAGCGCTTCGTGATCGTTTTCGGGGTAATCGTTTTGATGGTAATGGCGAGCGCAACCACGCGGGCCGTTTTGCCGCGCAGTGTCGAAATCGAGGAGATTTGAGGAATCGTCGCCATCACATGAGTCTACACGAAAACCCGTTTTTTGCGGCACGGGCGCCGCGATTTGCGTGAATCCGCGCAAAATTGGCAGATTCACGCGTGTTTGCTGAAGAATTACAGCGCGGCCACCACGGCGTCGCCCATCGCTTCCGTGCCGACCTGCTTGCAGCCCGGCGTGAGAATATCGCCCGTGCGATAGCCTTGCTCCAGCACCTTTTTCACGGCGCTTTCGATACGGTCGGCCTGCTCGGCCCGGTTCAGCGAATAACGCAGCATCATCGCGGCCGACAGAATCGTGGCGAGCGGATTCGCAATGCCCTTGCCCGCGATATCCGGCGCCGAGCCGTGCGAGGGCTCGTACAGACCCTTGTTGTTCTTGTCGAGCGAAGCCGACGGCAGCATGCCGATCGAACCCGTCAACATTGCCGCTTCGTCCGACAGAATGTCGCCGAACATGTTGCCCGTAACGATCACGTCGAACGATTTCGGCGCCTTCACGAGCTGCATTGCCGCGTTGTCGACATACATATGCGACAGCTCGACTTCCGCGTATTCCTTCGAGACATCGATCATCACGTCCTTCCACAATTGCGACGTTTCGAGCACGTTCGCCTTGTCGACCGACGTCAGCTTCTTGTCGCGCTTCTGCGCCGCCTGGAATGCGACGTGCGCGATGCGGCGCACTTCGGGTTCCGAATAACGCATCGTGTCGAAGCCTTCTTTCGCGCCTTCGAACGGACCGTCCGGCGCTGCACGCACACCGCGCGGCGAGCCGAAATAGATGTCGCCGTTCAGTTCGCGCACGATCAGGATATCGAGGCCCGATACGATTTCCGGCTTCAGCGACGACGCGCCCGTCAATTGCGGATAGCAGATCGCCGGACGGAAGTTCGCGAACAGTTGCAAATGCTTGCGCAGGCCCAGGATTGCCTGTTCTGGACGCAGCGAACGCTCGAGCGAATCGTACTTCCAGTCGCCAACCGCGCCGAACAGGATCGCGTCCGCTTCCTTCGCGAGCTTGAGCGTGGCTTCCGGCAGCGGATGACCCGCCGCCTCGTAGCCCGCGCCGCCGACGGGCGCTTCTTCCAGCTCGAACTTCTCGCCGAGCACGTTCAGAACCTTGACGGCTTCCTTGACGATTTCCTTGCCAATGCCGTCGCCCGGCAACACTGCGATCTTCATGCGTATTCCTTGTTGGTTTCTGTCTGGGCTGGATCAGGCGCGCTTTCGCGAAATCTTCAGCGCACGAGGCGGTTATTGAGCCACGGCTGCTTCGCGATGCGCTCTGCTTCGTACTGGCGAATCTTGTCCGCGTGACGCAGCGTGAGGCCAATGTCGTCGAAGCCGTTCAGCAGACAGTATTTGCGGAACGCAGCGACTTCGAACGGATATTCGGCGCTGCCGTCAGCCGTGCGCACGACCTGCTTTTCCAGATCGACGGTCAGCTGGAAGCCGTTGAACGCGAATGTTTCGTCGAACAGATGGTCGACCTGTTGACCCGTCAGCACGATGGGCAGCAGACCATTCTTGAAGCAGTTGTTGTAGAAGATGTCCGCGAAGCTCGGCGCGATGATCGCGCGGAAG
The Paraburkholderia hospita DNA segment above includes these coding regions:
- the leuB gene encoding 3-isopropylmalate dehydrogenase gives rise to the protein MKIAVLPGDGIGKEIVKEAVKVLNVLGEKFELEEAPVGGAGYEAAGHPLPEATLKLAKEADAILFGAVGDWKYDSLERSLRPEQAILGLRKHLQLFANFRPAICYPQLTGASSLKPEIVSGLDILIVRELNGDIYFGSPRGVRAAPDGPFEGAKEGFDTMRYSEPEVRRIAHVAFQAAQKRDKKLTSVDKANVLETSQLWKDVMIDVSKEYAEVELSHMYVDNAAMQLVKAPKSFDVIVTGNMFGDILSDEAAMLTGSIGMLPSASLDKNNKGLYEPSHGSAPDIAGKGIANPLATILSAAMMLRYSLNRAEQADRIESAVKKVLEQGYRTGDILTPGCKQVGTEAMGDAVVAAL
- the leuD gene encoding 3-isopropylmalate dehydratase small subunit; protein product: MEKFIVHTGVVAPLDRENVDTDAIIPKQFLKSIKRTGFGPNAFDEWRYLDHGEPGQDNSKRPLNPDFVLNQPRYQGASVLLARQNFGCGSSREHAPWALQQYGFRAIIAPSFADIFYNNCFKNGLLPIVLTGQQVDHLFDETFAFNGFQLTVDLEKQVVRTADGSAEYPFEVAAFRKYCLLNGFDDIGLTLRHADKIRQYEAERIAKQPWLNNRLVR
- the asd gene encoding aspartate-semialdehyde dehydrogenase, with protein sequence MNVGLVGWRGMVGSVLMQRMQQEGDFDLIEPVFFSTSNAGGNAPSFAKNETKLKDATSIDDLKKCDAIISCQGGDYTNEVFPKLRAAGWNGYWIDAASSLRMKDDAVIILDPVNLDVIKNALVKGQKNFIGGNCTVSLMLMALGGLFRENLVDWMTAMTYQAASGAGAQNMRELLSQMGTLHGAVKDELANPSSAILDIDRRVLSAMNSDSMPTDHFGVPLAGSLIPWIDKDLGNGMSKEEWKGGAETNKILGKPAMGEPGSIPVDGLCVRIGAMRCHSQALTIKLNKDVPLDEVNGILASANDWVKVVPNEREASMRDLSPAVVTGTLTVPVGRLRKLAMGGEYLSAFTVGDQLLWGAAEPLRRMLRILLDK